The following DNA comes from Legionella sp. PATHC032.
ATGGCCTCGAATATTTAAAGGCTCAAACGCCAGCTTATCTTTGCTAGTATAGGCTGCTGTAAGTACAAATACCTCAATATCAGTAAATTGAGGATCGGCTCGTAATTCTTTTAAGAACTCAATACCATTCATCTTAGGTATATTAATATCGAGAAGAATCAACTTGGGATGAATTTTATTTTCTTTATTTCTACCATAAAGCCTATCTAATGCCTGATTTCCACTTTTAGCTATTTCAATCTTGATTAATGAGCTTATTTTATGGAATACACGCTCAACGGACTGAATATCGACCTCATCATCTTCCAAATACAAAATATCTATTTTATCAGCTGCGAGGTCCATCACTATTCTCCGTGAGACAATATTTTATTTTTTATTTCTAAATTAATTATAGACCTAAACCTTTATTGATGAGGTATTTTAGGCCATGTAAAGGAAAACTTTGCTCCTTTACCCAACTCAGATTCCACCTCAATTTTCCCATTTTGAGACTCTACAATTTTCTTTACTATAGTTAATCCTATGCCAGTAGTTTCTGCCTCATCTTTGGATTTTAAAGTTTGAAATATTCTGAATATTTTCTCAAAATACACCGGCTCAATACCTGGACCATCATCTGCCACATAAAACTCATAAAACGAACCTCTATCCAAAACACCAATTTCGATAGTTCCCGTTTTACAGTGATGGTGTTTCATGCTGTTTGCAATCAGATTAGAAAAAACCTGGCTTAGAAGTAATTTGGCAGTTGTCAGTTGGGGCATGGATTCATGAACTATGATAGTAAATTGTTCATCGTGGTTAAGAATATCCATTATTTCTTGAATTAACTCTTTAGTATCTACCCATTCTATCTCCATATTGACCTGTCCTGCCCGCGCATATTGTAACAAGCCATCTACCATGCCGCTCATGCGATGGGTACGTTCTCTAAGCAATTGAAGATTTTTTCTGGAAAGAGGATCCAGCTTATTTCCGCAATCCTCTTCAATCCATGTTGCCAATTGAATAATTGCCCTTAGCGGCGCTTTTAGGTCATGAGAAATAATGTATGAAAATTCTTCAAGATCCTGATTACTTTTAATCAGCTTTTCTTCAAATTTTTTAATTTCGGTAATATCTTTTGAAATAATGACATACCCTACTTTTTTTCCTTGTGAATCATGGCGTATGGTCATAGTAACGGAAGCAGTGAACTGGGATCCGTCTTTTCTGACCCGTTGAAATACTTCTTCTGCCTTGCCTTCCCGACGTACCGTTTGAAAAAATTTTCTTACTTTACCTGACTGGATATCTTCCACTGTATGCAAAATATCGATGCTCTTTTTGTTTATTAATTCATGAGCTTCGTAGCCGTAATTTCGTCTCGCCCCTTCATTCCAAACCAGTATGACTCCTTTCAAATTAATTGCAATGATTGAATATTCAATTGCGCTTTCCAATATGGTTTGTAAAGTACTTTTGGCATGGCGTTCTTCTTCTGTTTTAGCGATTTGCTGCTTTAATGCCTTGGTCTTCTCTTTTAATTTTTTACTTATTTCTTTTTGATCTTTTAAACTCTCTTCCAGACGCTGGGCAAAACGGTATAACTCGGATATTTTTTTTTCACTTATTTCTTCAGCTTCTTTCCTTGCGCGTATCTCTCTGT
Coding sequences within:
- a CDS encoding response regulator, with the translated sequence MDLAADKIDILYLEDDEVDIQSVERVFHKISSLIKIEIAKSGNQALDRLYGRNKENKIHPKLILLDINIPKMNGIEFLKELRADPQFTDIEVFVLTAAYTSKDKLAFEPLNIRGHLIKPLDYGEAIKLFWILQSM
- a CDS encoding sensor histidine kinase, which encodes MSDYEVLLRHLDREIRARKEAEEISEKKISELYRFAQRLEESLKDQKEISKKLKEKTKALKQQIAKTEEERHAKSTLQTILESAIEYSIIAINLKGVILVWNEGARRNYGYEAHELINKKSIDILHTVEDIQSGKVRKFFQTVRREGKAEEVFQRVRKDGSQFTASVTMTIRHDSQGKKVGYVIISKDITEIKKFEEKLIKSNQDLEEFSYIISHDLKAPLRAIIQLATWIEEDCGNKLDPLSRKNLQLLRERTHRMSGMVDGLLQYARAGQVNMEIEWVDTKELIQEIMDILNHDEQFTIIVHESMPQLTTAKLLLSQVFSNLIANSMKHHHCKTGTIEIGVLDRGSFYEFYVADDGPGIEPVYFEKIFRIFQTLKSKDEAETTGIGLTIVKKIVESQNGKIEVESELGKGAKFSFTWPKIPHQ